Proteins encoded within one genomic window of Carassius gibelio isolate Cgi1373 ecotype wild population from Czech Republic chromosome A4, carGib1.2-hapl.c, whole genome shotgun sequence:
- the LOC127971989 gene encoding uncharacterized protein LOC127971989, which translates to MNPDSEETAELIEELNVEERDEDEGFCDVSEDHTIADPEDVLSPPSSTLTLGSSTVVTSSDTAVLGSTSPSLVPDPTPAPSSPGPSGTAVPPFPSETSVSPLSSEPEDAGQDDGDDEETAVDYQNVGQAGNMWTSWQNIWWSSGVT; encoded by the exons ATGAACCCAGACTCTGAAGAGACGGCAGAACTCATCGAGGAACTTAATGTGGAGGAGCGAGATGAAGATGAGGGCTTCTGTGATGTCAGCGAGGATCACACCATTGCAGATCCCGAGGATGTTCTGTCACCTCCCTCCTCCACTCTGACACTGGGTTCTTCCACCGTGGTCACCAGCAGTGACACGGCTGTACTGGGTTCCACATCCCCTTCACTGGTCCCTGATCCTACACCTGCTCCTTCATCACCTGGACCCTCGGGGACTGCTGTGCCACCTTTTCCCTCTGAAACATCTGTTTCACCACTCTCCTCAGAGCCAGAGGATGCTGGTCAGGATGATGGTGACGATGAAGAGACT GCTGTTGACTACCAAAATGTAGGACAAGCTGGCAACATGTGGACAAGCTGGCAGAATATCTGGTGGAGCTCCGGGGTCACATAG